From a region of the Pieris rapae chromosome 22, ilPieRapa1.1, whole genome shotgun sequence genome:
- the LOC110996572 gene encoding muscle LIM protein 1 isoform X5, with translation MPFKPADNPKCPKCGKSVYAAEERVAGGLKWHKMCFKCGLCQKLLDSTNCSEHEGELYCKMCHARKFGPKGYGFGGGAGCLSMDTGDHLKGENAN, from the exons ATGCCTTTCAAACCAGCAGATAATCCCAAGTGTCCGAAATGCGGCAAGTCCGTATATGCGGCGGAAGAACGTGTCGCCGGTGGACTCAAATGGCACAAAATGTGCTTCAAGTGCG GTCTCTGCCAGAAGCTTCTCGACTCAACTAACTGCTCAGAACACGAAGGTGAACTTTACTGCAAAATGTGCCACGCGCGTAAGTTCGGACCCAAAGGTTACGGCTTTGGCGGCGGCGCTGGCTGCCTGTCCATGGACACCGGCGACCATCTTAAGGGCGAGAATGC GAATTGA
- the LOC110996572 gene encoding muscle LIM protein 1 isoform X4, with the protein MPFKPADNPKCPKCGKSVYAAEERVAGGLKWHKMCFKCGLCQKLLDSTNCSEHEGELYCKMCHARKFGPKGYGFGGGAGCLSMDTGDHLKGENANGLRTNGACMEPRVIAKAPPGEGCPRCGGYVYAAEQQLARGKCAMERSLGLRGTVMARAQVSFRAILTRTGTMHPGPR; encoded by the exons ATGCCTTTCAAACCAGCAGATAATCCCAAGTGTCCGAAATGCGGCAAGTCCGTATATGCGGCGGAAGAACGTGTCGCCGGTGGACTCAAATGGCACAAAATGTGCTTCAAGTGCG GTCTCTGCCAGAAGCTTCTCGACTCAACTAACTGCTCAGAACACGAAGGTGAACTTTACTGCAAAATGTGCCACGCGCGTAAGTTCGGACCCAAAGGTTACGGCTTTGGCGGCGGCGCTGGCTGCCTGTCCATGGACACCGGCGACCATCTTAAGGGCGAGAATGC AAATGGATTGAGGACCAATGGAGCGTGTATGGAACCACGTGTAATTGCTAAAGCCCCACCAGGAGAAGGATGTCCGCGATGCGGCGGTTACGTTTATGCCGCAGAGCAGCAGTTGGCTCGTGGAAAG TGTGCTATGGAAAGAAGTTTGGGCCTAAGGGGTACGGTTATGGCAAGGGCGCAGGTGTCCTTCAGAGCGATCCTTACGCGAACGG